TTCTGTCCCCACTGCGGCGAGCTGCGCTCCGAGGAAGAATTCCACGCGTCCGGCCAGGCGCATATCGCCCGCCCGCTGGACCCGAACGCCTGCTCCGACGAGGAGTGGGGCACCTACATGTTCTTCCGCGACAACCCGCGTGGCATCCACCACGAGCTGTGGGATCACGTTGCCGGCTGCCGCCAGTACTTCAACATCACCCGCGACACCGTGACCTACGAGATTCTGGAAACCTACAAGATCGGCGAGAAGCCTCAGGTCACCGCCGCCTCGAAACAGAGCAGCGCGCCAGCGACCGCCAAGGGCCAAGGGGAAAAAGTATGAGCCAGACCTATCGCCTCGCCAGCGGCGGCCGTATCGACCGCAGCAAGGTGCTGAACTTCACCTTCAACGGCAAGACCTACCAGGGCTATGCCGGCGACACCCTGGCCGCCGCGCTGCTGGCCAACGGCGTCGACATCGTCGGGCGCAGCTTCAAGTACTCGCGCCCACGCGGGATCATCGCCGCCGGTACCGAAGAGCCGAACGCGATCCTGCAGATCGGCGCCAGCGAAGCCACCCAGATCCCCAACGTGCGCGCCACCCAGCAGGCCCTGTACGCAGGCCTGGTGGCCAGCAGCACCAACGGCTGGCCGAACGTCAACAACGACATGATGGGCATCATCGGCAAGGTCGGCGGCAACATGATGCCGCCGGGGTTCTACTACAAGACCTTCATGTACCCCAAGTCGTTCTGGATGACCTACGAGAAGTACATCCGCAAGGCCGCGGGCCTGGGCCGCGCGCCGCTGCAGAACGACCCGGACAGCTACGACTACATGAACCAGCACTGC
This sequence is a window from Pseudomonas maumuensis. Protein-coding genes within it:
- a CDS encoding sarcosine oxidase subunit delta encodes the protein MLQIFCPHCGELRSEEEFHASGQAHIARPLDPNACSDEEWGTYMFFRDNPRGIHHELWDHVAGCRQYFNITRDTVTYEILETYKIGEKPQVTAASKQSSAPATAKGQGEKV